From the Plodia interpunctella isolate USDA-ARS_2022_Savannah chromosome 5, ilPloInte3.2, whole genome shotgun sequence genome, one window contains:
- the mtd gene encoding TLD domain-containing protein 2 isoform X16, whose translation MQTMKWIEMVRLGPTAAAEKTSTYESEKVLSMSDELRRALYSSGASVDMEFSPPELIGTSEIFTMEHREKLCSVLPARAQGYMWSLAFSTSQHGFSLSSMYRKMQRVDTPVLLVIQDTDNNVFGALTSCALRPSEHFYGTGESLLFSFQRVEERRPSQPPLPPPSEDKPKDDEDEHKDEKGDQPPAVKTKFKYWGWTGDNMYFIRGSADNISIGAGDGKFGLWLDGDLYLGRTQRCTTYGNEPLTTREDFIVKIMECWTFI comes from the exons ATGCAAACTATGAAGTGGATTGAGATGGTGCGGCTCGGCCCCACGGCAGCCGCCGAGAAGACCTCCACCTATGAAAGCGAGAAG GTGCTGTCGATGAGCGATGAACTGCGTCGCGCGCTGTACTCGTCGGGCGCCTCCGTCGACATGGAGTTCTCGCCGCCCGAACTTATCGGCACCTCGGAGATATTCACAATGGAACACAG AGAGAAACTGTGCTCAGTGCTGCCTGCGCGCGCGCAGGGCTACATGTGGTCACTCGCGTTCAGCACCAGCCAGCACGGGTTCTCACTCTCCTCTATGTACCGCAAGATGCAGAGGGTTGACACCCCTGTGTTGCTGGTCATCCAGGATACAGACAACAAT GTGTTTGGAGCACTGACCTCCTGCGCGTTGCGCCCTTCGGAACACTTCTACGGCACGGGCGAGTCTCTGCTGTTCTCGTTCCAGAGGGTGGAGGAGCGCCGCCCCTCCCAGCCCCCGCTCCCGCCCCCGTCCGAGGACAAACCCAAGGATGACGAAGATGAGCACAAGGACGAGAAAGGAG atCAACCACCAGCAGTGAAGACAAAGTTCAAGTATTGGGGCTGGACCGGAGACAACATGTATTTCATCAGAGGCAGCGCCGACAACATCTCTATCGGAGCTGGCGA CGGCAAATTCGGTCTGTGGCTGGACGGGGACCTGTACCTGGGCCGCACGCAGCGCTGCACGACATACGGCAACGAGCCGCTCACCACGCGCGAGGACTTCATCGTCAAGATCATGGAGTGCTGGACCTTCATCTGA
- the mtd gene encoding TLD domain-containing protein 2 isoform X15, with protein sequence MAKMFSFICKMVSRIKAIAVNKLRSVEMAMMTISARRRGTIHSICDRHIGLNKSKKGALHSIRRATIHSMCEVLSMSDELRRALYSSGASVDMEFSPPELIGTSEIFTMEHREKLCSVLPARAQGYMWSLAFSTSQHGFSLSSMYRKMQRVDTPVLLVIQDTDNNVFGALTSCALRPSEHFYGTGESLLFSFQRVEERRPSQPPLPPPSEDKPKDDEDEHKDEKGDQPPAVKTKFKYWGWTGDNMYFIRGSADNISIGAGDGKFGLWLDGDLYLGRTQRCTTYGNEPLTTREDFIVKIMECWTFI encoded by the exons atggctaAAATGTTCAGCTTCATATGCAAGATGGTGAGCAGAATTAAAGCAATAGCCGTGAACAAACTAAGAAGCGTCGAAATGGCTATGATGACCATATCGGCCCGCAGAAGGGGTACGATTCATTCCATATGTGACCGACATATCGGGTTGAACAAAAGCAAAAAGGGAGCGCTACATTCTATAAGGAGGGCAACCATTCACTCCATGTGCGAG GTGCTGTCGATGAGCGATGAACTGCGTCGCGCGCTGTACTCGTCGGGCGCCTCCGTCGACATGGAGTTCTCGCCGCCCGAACTTATCGGCACCTCGGAGATATTCACAATGGAACACAG AGAGAAACTGTGCTCAGTGCTGCCTGCGCGCGCGCAGGGCTACATGTGGTCACTCGCGTTCAGCACCAGCCAGCACGGGTTCTCACTCTCCTCTATGTACCGCAAGATGCAGAGGGTTGACACCCCTGTGTTGCTGGTCATCCAGGATACAGACAACAAT GTGTTTGGAGCACTGACCTCCTGCGCGTTGCGCCCTTCGGAACACTTCTACGGCACGGGCGAGTCTCTGCTGTTCTCGTTCCAGAGGGTGGAGGAGCGCCGCCCCTCCCAGCCCCCGCTCCCGCCCCCGTCCGAGGACAAACCCAAGGATGACGAAGATGAGCACAAGGACGAGAAAGGAG atCAACCACCAGCAGTGAAGACAAAGTTCAAGTATTGGGGCTGGACCGGAGACAACATGTATTTCATCAGAGGCAGCGCCGACAACATCTCTATCGGAGCTGGCGA CGGCAAATTCGGTCTGTGGCTGGACGGGGACCTGTACCTGGGCCGCACGCAGCGCTGCACGACATACGGCAACGAGCCGCTCACCACGCGCGAGGACTTCATCGTCAAGATCATGGAGTGCTGGACCTTCATCTGA
- the LOC128669870 gene encoding myrosinase 1-like, which yields MKVALVLCVVLLGCSAIPKQERRFPDDFLFGTATASYQIEGGWNADDKGESIWDYMTHNHPHVIKDSSNGDIAADSYNNYKRDVEMMRELGLDAYRFSVAWSRILPDGFSNRVSEAGVAFYNKYIDEMLKYGITPMVTLYHWDLPQKLQDLGGFANPLFPEWFEEYARVVYESFGDRVKHWITFNEPREICYEGYGAATKAPILNATGIGNYLCAKYLVLAHARAYHLYNNQYKASQGGECGITISVNWFESLTDSEEDEFAAEIRRQAEWGQYAEPIFSAQGGFPKEFAERVAQKSAEQGYPWSRMPDFTEEEKQYVRGASDFFGVNHYTAYLISATEHISQYVVPSLMDDAGVGSYVPEEWPQSASSWLTQGPNSILKVLTHLKEKYNDPKFYITENGWSSPPSSGLLDDDRIRYYRAALENCLDAIDAGVRLQGYMAWSLMDNFEWMEGLTERFGLYQVDFEDPARPRTPRKSAFVYKQIIKTRVIDHSYEPDTMTMTIDDGR from the exons ATGAAGGTGGCTTTGGTCTTATG cGTGGTACTGCTGGGGTGTTCAGCCATCCCGAAGCAAGAGAGACGGTTTCCTGATGACTTCCTCTTTGGTACAGCCACAGCTTCATATCAAATCGAAGGCGGTTGGAATGCCGACG ACAAAGGTGAGAGCATCTGGGACTACATGACGCACAATCACCCACATGTGATCAAGGACAGTAGCAATGGAGATATAGCCGCTGACTCGTACAATAATTACAAACGAGACGTTGAGATGATGAGGGAATTAGGTCTGGACGCATACCGGTTTTCCGTGGCTTGGTCCAGAATCCTCCCTGACGGCTTTTCCAACCGCGTCAGCGAAGCTGGCGTAGCTttctacaataaatatatcgatGAAATGTTGAAATACGGTATTACCCCCATGGTTACTCTTTACCACTGGGATCTACCCCAAAAACTACAAGATCTTGGTGGCTTTGCTAATCCACTATTTCCGGAGTGGTTCGAAGAATATGCTCGAGTCGTCTACGAGAGTTTCGGAGACCGAGTTAAACATTGGATCACGTTCAATGAGCCCAGAGAAATTTGCTACGAGGGCTACGGAGCTGCCACGAAAGCTCCCATTCTAAATGCTACCGGCATCGGAAATTATCTTTGTGCCAAGTATCTTGTACTTGCACACGCTAGGGCATACCATTTGTACAACAATCAATACAAAGCTAGTCAAGGCGGAGAATGCGGAATCACCATTAGCGTCAACTGGTTTGAATCACTTACCGATTCTGAGGAAGATGAATTTGCAGCAGAAATCAGGCGTCAAGCTGAG tgGGGCCAATACGCCGAACCTATTTTCTCCGCGCAGGGTGGTTTCCCTAAAGAGTTTGCGGAGCGAGTAGCTCAAAAGAGCGCAGAGCAAGGCTACCCCTGGTCCCGCATGCCTGACTTCACAGAAGAAGAGAAGCAATACGTACGAGGCGCATCCGACTTCTTTGGGGTCAACCATTATACAGCGTACTTGATTTCGGCAACTGAACACATTAGCCAATATGTTGTTCCGTCCTTGATGGACGATGCTGGAGTTGGGTCTTACGTACCTGAAGAATGGCCTCAGTCAGCGTCTTCGTGGTTAACG caaGGGCCTAATAGTATCCTCAAGGTTCTGACTCATCTTAAAGAGAAATACAACGATCCCAAATTCTATATCACGGAAAATGGGTGGTCTTCGCCCCCCTCGTCTGGTTTGCTGGACGATGACAGAATTCGCTACTACAGGGCTGCTTTAGAAAATTGCTTGGATGCCATCGACGCGGGAGTCCGATTACAAGGTTACATGGCCTGGAGTTTGATGGACAACTTTGAATGGATGGAAGGATTAAC CGAACGCTTCGGTCTCTATCAAGTCGATTTTGAAGACCCAGCTCGTCCCCGGACCCCAAGGAAATCGGCATTCgtctataaacaaataatcaaAACACGCGTCATTGATCACAGTTATGAGCCTGATACAATGACCATGACCATTGATGATGGTCgataa